In one window of Chryseobacterium sp. JV274 DNA:
- a CDS encoding RidA family protein, with product MKQIINTVNAPAAIGPYSQANMANGVLYISGQIPVDPATGKLVEGIEKETHQVMKNLEAILTEAGMTFKNVVKATIFLKSMDDFAVMNDIYASYLDSESYPARETVQVSCLPKNVDIEISMIAHQD from the coding sequence ATGAAACAAATAATCAACACAGTTAATGCACCTGCAGCTATCGGTCCTTATTCACAAGCTAATATGGCAAACGGAGTTTTGTATATCTCCGGACAGATTCCTGTAGATCCTGCAACTGGTAAATTGGTAGAAGGAATTGAAAAAGAAACACACCAGGTAATGAAAAACCTTGAGGCAATTCTTACTGAAGCCGGAATGACTTTCAAAAACGTTGTAAAAGCTACCATCTTCCTTAAGAGCATGGATGATTTTGCTGTAATGAATGATATCTATGCTTCTTACTTAGATTCAGAAAGCTATCCTGCCCGTGAAACAGTACAGGTTTCTTGCCTGCCTAAAAATGTGGATATCGAAATTTCTATGATCGCACATCAGGATTAA
- the rmuC gene encoding DNA recombination protein RmuC produces MEMIYLIIGLIAGGVLGAVILYFALKSSMVSRSSYDSLNTLSIKTQSDLENSNLKIQELHQNISKEKEANMQQQDLLDDLKNEFSKISAEYSSLNIQFQELKQINQRQNSQIETHILEKQTLFAKNSELSAKNEGLQQSLDTQKEEIIKIQEDSKLQFENLANKILEEKTEKFTTLNQNNLKNILEPFQEKIADLKNKVNEAYEKENKERFSLAEKVKELAELNQQISEDAKKLTRALKGESKTQGNWGEMILESILEKSGLVKGREYFLEHELRDEDNKALFSEFSGKKMRPDAVVKYPDERNVIIDSKVSLTAFTELVDETDADVYAIKLSQHLGSIKNHITQLSQKAYDDYGKSLDFVMMFIPSEPAYIAAMQADQNLWNYAYERRILLLNPSNLITSLKLIADLWKREYQNRNSVEIAERGARLYDKFVGFVDNLEKVGRNLDQAKNVYNDAYKQLHTGNDNLVIQTQKLKSLGIKNKKDLPQSLIDNSNLIEPSES; encoded by the coding sequence ATGGAGATGATATACTTAATTATTGGGTTGATTGCCGGTGGTGTACTTGGCGCGGTTATATTATATTTTGCACTGAAATCGTCAATGGTTTCAAGAAGCTCTTATGACTCGCTGAACACCTTATCTATAAAAACGCAGTCTGATCTTGAAAATTCAAACCTGAAGATTCAGGAACTTCATCAGAATATCAGCAAAGAGAAAGAAGCCAATATGCAGCAACAGGATCTTCTGGATGACCTGAAAAATGAATTTTCTAAAATCTCCGCCGAATATTCTTCTTTAAACATTCAGTTCCAGGAATTAAAGCAAATCAATCAAAGACAGAATTCTCAGATAGAAACCCACATTCTTGAAAAGCAGACTCTTTTTGCTAAAAATTCTGAACTTTCTGCAAAAAATGAAGGTCTTCAACAATCGCTTGATACCCAGAAAGAAGAAATTATTAAGATCCAGGAAGACTCCAAACTTCAGTTTGAAAACCTTGCCAATAAAATTTTAGAAGAAAAGACAGAAAAGTTTACCACTTTAAATCAAAATAACTTAAAAAATATCCTTGAGCCTTTTCAGGAAAAAATTGCTGATTTAAAAAACAAAGTCAACGAAGCCTATGAAAAGGAAAATAAAGAACGCTTCTCCCTTGCTGAAAAAGTGAAAGAACTGGCAGAACTGAACCAGCAGATTTCCGAAGATGCCAAAAAACTGACCCGTGCACTGAAAGGGGAAAGTAAAACCCAGGGAAATTGGGGCGAAATGATTCTTGAAAGTATCCTTGAAAAATCTGGATTGGTAAAAGGAAGAGAATATTTTCTGGAACATGAATTACGGGATGAAGACAATAAAGCTTTATTCTCAGAATTCTCAGGAAAGAAAATGCGTCCTGATGCCGTTGTAAAATATCCGGATGAAAGAAATGTCATCATTGATTCTAAAGTATCTTTAACTGCTTTTACAGAATTGGTAGATGAAACCGACGCTGATGTTTACGCTATAAAACTTAGCCAACACCTTGGATCTATCAAAAACCATATCACACAGCTAAGCCAGAAAGCATATGATGATTACGGAAAATCACTGGATTTCGTGATGATGTTTATTCCTAGTGAACCCGCTTATATTGCAGCCATGCAGGCAGATCAGAACCTTTGGAACTATGCCTATGAAAGAAGAATTCTTTTGCTTAATCCAAGTAACTTGATTACTTCCCTTAAACTGATTGCTGATCTTTGGAAACGTGAATATCAAAACCGAAATTCCGTAGAAATTGCAGAACGCGGAGCCAGACTTTATGATAAATTTGTAGGTTTTGTGGATAATCTGGAAAAAGTAGGCAGAAACCTAGATCAGGCTAAAAATGTATACAATGATGCTTACAAACAGCTTCATACCGGAAATGACAACCTTGTGATTCAAACTCAAAAGCTGAAGTCATTAGGAATTAAAAATAAAAAAGATCTGCCTCAAAGTCTTATAGACAATAGTAACCTTATTGAACCATCAGAAAGCTAA
- a CDS encoding trypsin-like peptidase domain-containing protein: MKSTLKKLLPFAVVGVISGATTVGAIQYLGHSSNNGDQSYFTTSAPNTSFAGMNTGAVGDDFVKAAKTTVPAVVTIKNYQSRTASRASEQDLFDFFFGDPFGGRGQGQQRQKQQQTPDNMPSGMGSGVIISPDGYIISNNHVVAGANKLEVVLSNKKSYIATLVGTDPNTDISLLKIEEKGLPYLNFANSDNIDVGQWVLAVGNPLGLNSTVTAGIVSAKGRGIGILGGQGKATNPIESFIQTDAAINPGNSGGALVNTNGELIGINSAIQSTTGYYQGYGFAVPSNLARKIVEDIKKFGIVQRGFLGVQSLDLSNDQLVTSYNKQFKTSLKVGSGIYITGFGDNSGAEDAGLKKGDIITKVDNYDITDFADLSMSIGSKRPGDKVQVTYSRNGKDGTATVTLRDQKGGTSTRTKADLSVTEKIGAEFQSIDERTKAYYGLTSGVIAKNVLEGSEMAKAGIVDGYIITEINGKPVNSQKDVESLLNKFTGTIQIKYMDDYGRNYQRGFKMP; encoded by the coding sequence ATGAAGAGTACTTTAAAAAAACTATTACCATTTGCAGTAGTAGGAGTTATTTCCGGAGCTACTACCGTTGGAGCCATACAATATTTAGGACACAGCTCCAACAATGGAGATCAATCTTACTTCACAACGTCAGCACCTAACACCTCATTCGCAGGAATGAATACGGGGGCAGTAGGTGACGATTTTGTAAAGGCAGCCAAAACAACCGTTCCGGCTGTAGTTACCATCAAAAATTACCAAAGCAGAACAGCAAGCAGAGCTTCAGAACAAGACTTGTTCGACTTTTTCTTCGGAGACCCTTTCGGGGGAAGAGGCCAGGGCCAGCAGAGACAGAAGCAGCAACAGACCCCGGACAATATGCCATCAGGAATGGGTTCAGGTGTCATCATCTCTCCGGATGGGTACATCATCTCCAATAATCACGTGGTAGCAGGTGCCAATAAGCTGGAAGTAGTATTAAGCAATAAAAAATCATATATCGCAACTCTGGTAGGAACTGACCCAAATACGGATATCTCACTACTAAAGATTGAAGAAAAAGGTCTTCCTTACTTAAATTTTGCAAATTCTGATAATATTGACGTAGGACAATGGGTACTTGCAGTAGGAAATCCACTTGGATTAAATTCTACGGTAACAGCAGGTATTGTTTCTGCAAAAGGAAGAGGTATCGGAATTTTAGGAGGCCAGGGAAAAGCAACTAATCCTATTGAGAGTTTCATTCAAACGGATGCTGCAATCAACCCGGGTAACTCAGGAGGAGCTTTGGTGAATACTAACGGGGAGCTTATCGGAATCAACTCTGCGATCCAGTCTACTACAGGATATTATCAGGGATACGGATTTGCTGTTCCTTCTAACTTAGCCAGAAAAATTGTTGAGGATATCAAGAAATTCGGAATTGTACAGAGAGGATTCCTGGGCGTTCAGTCTCTGGACCTTTCCAATGACCAATTGGTAACTTCATACAACAAACAGTTTAAAACGAGTCTGAAAGTAGGTTCAGGAATTTATATTACAGGATTTGGTGACAATAGTGGTGCTGAAGATGCAGGATTGAAAAAAGGAGATATTATTACCAAAGTAGACAACTACGATATCACAGACTTTGCTGATCTTTCAATGTCAATCGGAAGCAAGCGTCCTGGTGATAAAGTTCAGGTAACCTATTCCAGAAATGGTAAAGACGGTACGGCTACTGTAACGCTTAGAGACCAGAAAGGAGGTACTTCCACGAGAACAAAAGCAGATCTTAGCGTAACTGAAAAAATCGGAGCTGAATTCCAAAGCATTGACGAAAGAACGAAAGCATATTACGGCTTAACTAGCGGAGTGATTGCTAAAAACGTTTTAGAAGGAAGCGAAATGGCCAAAGCAGGAATTGTAGACGGTTATATCATTACAGAAATCAATGGTAAACCTGTAAATTCACAGAAAGATGTGGAAAGTTTATTGAATAAGTTCACAGGAACTATACAAATAAAATATATGGACGACTACGGAAGAAATTACCAGAGAGGATTCAAAATGCCTTAA
- a CDS encoding LytTR family DNA-binding domain-containing protein yields MFSFASYPYPKSESFKEIFVSSLGAGVSVYLFLIIFQPFGTENFLHPYKFLLLFPYCIIFGTAFFIANLMTSRFSNWNMGAELLKIIFILFVGSILSYFYNSLFLSHVKLDLGNYFYMFLYSLAVGIPISIIYILSRYIYLKNLHENTARNISQHLPVSIPELQQNLLKISAQNSELIISESNFLCVQSMENYCTFYFLENNILKKVLVRISLSSALQQIENGSVKKCHRSYIVNLTKVKNLKGNAQGYKLILPEIDFEIPVSRSFIPSIIPQLQQQNP; encoded by the coding sequence ATGTTTTCGTTTGCATCATATCCTTACCCAAAATCCGAATCCTTCAAAGAAATTTTCGTTTCTTCTTTGGGAGCAGGAGTTTCTGTATACCTGTTTCTGATTATTTTTCAGCCTTTTGGTACAGAAAACTTTCTGCATCCCTACAAGTTTTTACTACTTTTCCCCTATTGCATTATTTTTGGAACAGCATTTTTTATTGCCAATCTTATGACTTCCCGTTTCAGCAACTGGAATATGGGGGCAGAGCTTTTAAAAATAATTTTCATTCTATTCGTTGGATCAATTCTATCCTACTTTTACAATTCATTATTTCTGAGCCATGTAAAACTTGATTTGGGCAATTATTTTTATATGTTCCTTTATTCTCTGGCCGTTGGCATTCCAATTTCTATCATATATATTTTATCGCGATATATCTATTTAAAGAATCTTCACGAAAATACAGCCCGGAATATTTCTCAACACCTTCCGGTTTCTATTCCGGAATTACAGCAAAATCTATTGAAAATATCCGCACAGAATTCAGAACTTATCATCAGCGAAAGCAATTTCCTATGCGTTCAGTCAATGGAAAACTATTGTACGTTTTACTTTTTAGAGAATAATATTTTAAAAAAAGTGTTGGTCAGAATCAGTTTATCCAGTGCTCTACAACAAATCGAAAACGGTTCTGTCAAAAAATGCCACCGTTCTTATATTGTCAATCTTACAAAGGTCAAAAATCTTAAAGGAAATGCTCAGGGATATAAATTAATTCTCCCGGAAATTGATTTTGAAATCCCTGTTTCAAGAAGTTTTATTCCTTCAATTATTCCTCAACTACAGCAGCAGAATCCATAA
- a CDS encoding RNA methyltransferase encodes MLIESFQNEKIKNVTKLLTDNRFRKKSKVFVVEGQQENERAMQYHFEPLEFFICENIFKGSLPEGKIHHVIEKLYEKIAYRGSSEGIIGIYHAKETPLSSFVPKENSTVIIVEGVEKPGNLGAILRSCEAFGVDALIVADGKTDFYNPNVIRSSVGCLFGMEVYQAENEETLEFLQKNSFNIYTTLMDESAEDLYKRDFRQRSAVLFGTEHSGLSDFWIGKGKNTLIPMAGSIDSLNLSNAVAITCYESLKQKKG; translated from the coding sequence ATGTTGATAGAAAGTTTTCAAAACGAAAAAATAAAAAATGTCACTAAGCTCCTTACTGACAACAGGTTTCGTAAAAAATCAAAAGTTTTTGTAGTAGAGGGCCAGCAGGAAAATGAAAGAGCTATGCAGTATCATTTTGAACCACTGGAATTCTTTATCTGTGAAAATATCTTTAAAGGAAGCCTTCCAGAGGGAAAAATCCATCATGTAATTGAAAAATTATATGAAAAAATAGCTTACAGAGGAAGTTCAGAAGGAATTATCGGGATCTACCACGCAAAGGAAACTCCTCTTTCATCATTTGTTCCTAAAGAAAATTCTACGGTAATTATTGTTGAAGGAGTAGAAAAACCGGGAAACCTTGGCGCTATTTTAAGAAGTTGTGAAGCGTTTGGAGTAGATGCACTGATTGTTGCTGACGGGAAAACTGATTTCTACAATCCTAATGTGATCAGATCCAGTGTGGGCTGTCTTTTTGGAATGGAAGTATATCAGGCTGAAAATGAAGAAACATTGGAATTTCTGCAAAAAAACAGCTTCAATATTTATACTACCCTTATGGATGAAAGTGCTGAAGACCTTTATAAGAGAGATTTCAGACAACGTTCTGCCGTATTATTCGGTACTGAACATTCCGGATTGAGTGATTTCTGGATTGGAAAAGGAAAAAACACGCTGATTCCTATGGCCGGAAGTATTGATTCTTTAAATCTGAGTAATGCAGTAGCTATTACCTGCTATGAATCTTTAAAACAAAAGAAAGGATAA
- a CDS encoding rhodanese-related sulfurtransferase, whose amino-acid sequence MQLYNTLSAEERAQLIDEAGKDRLTLSFYAYAKIEDPKKFRDELFIAWNALDALGRIYVAKEGINAQMSVPADQFEAFRNTLEVYDFMKGIRLNVAVDQDNYSFLKLTIKVRNKIVADGLNDETFDVTNKGIHLKAQEFNNLLEDPNTIVVDFRNHYESEVGHFEGAITPDVENFRESLPIINEQLQDFKEDKNLLMYCTGGIRCEKASAYFKHQGFKNVYQLEGGIIEYTRQIKEEGIESKFIGKNFVFDHRLGERITDDIISQCHQCGKPCDNHTNCANDACHLLFIQCDECKAIMENCCSTECLDTIHLSWDEQVKLRKGLQVGNKVFRKGKSDALKFKNSGDLSDKPLAKAETKNIRQKIAVKKELIGKAEHYFSKSKIAQFLIEHKDLSVGDKVLISGPTTGEQEITITEIYANGGPCEIAKIGDQITFELPFRVRLSDKLYRIVQNA is encoded by the coding sequence ATGCAACTGTATAACACCTTAAGCGCAGAAGAAAGAGCTCAACTTATTGATGAAGCCGGTAAAGACCGTCTTACTTTGTCTTTCTATGCGTATGCCAAAATTGAAGATCCCAAAAAATTTCGCGACGAATTATTTATAGCCTGGAATGCCCTTGATGCACTTGGCCGTATTTATGTAGCAAAAGAAGGAATTAATGCTCAGATGAGTGTTCCTGCAGATCAGTTTGAGGCTTTTCGAAATACGCTTGAAGTTTATGATTTTATGAAAGGAATCCGTTTGAACGTCGCTGTTGATCAGGATAACTATTCTTTTTTAAAATTGACAATTAAGGTTAGAAATAAAATTGTTGCTGACGGTTTGAACGACGAAACTTTTGATGTTACCAATAAAGGAATTCACTTAAAAGCACAGGAGTTCAATAATTTACTTGAAGATCCGAATACAATCGTTGTAGACTTCAGAAATCACTATGAAAGTGAAGTAGGACACTTTGAAGGAGCTATTACTCCGGATGTGGAAAACTTCAGAGAAAGCTTACCGATTATCAATGAACAGTTACAGGATTTTAAAGAAGATAAAAACCTTTTGATGTACTGTACCGGAGGTATCCGTTGCGAAAAAGCAAGTGCTTACTTCAAACATCAAGGCTTTAAAAATGTCTACCAATTGGAAGGAGGAATCATTGAGTATACCCGCCAGATTAAAGAAGAAGGAATAGAGAGTAAATTTATAGGTAAAAACTTTGTATTTGACCACCGTTTAGGGGAAAGAATTACAGATGATATTATTTCACAGTGCCACCAGTGTGGAAAACCTTGTGATAACCATACCAACTGTGCTAATGATGCATGCCACCTTCTGTTTATCCAGTGTGATGAGTGTAAAGCAATAATGGAGAACTGCTGTTCTACAGAATGTCTGGATACTATACATCTGTCTTGGGACGAACAGGTGAAGCTAAGAAAAGGATTACAGGTTGGAAATAAAGTATTCAGAAAAGGGAAGTCTGATGCCTTGAAATTTAAAAATTCAGGTGATTTATCTGATAAACCTTTAGCAAAAGCAGAAACAAAGAATATACGCCAAAAAATTGCGGTTAAAAAAGAACTGATTGGAAAGGCAGAGCATTATTTCTCAAAATCAAAAATTGCACAGTTCTTAATTGAACATAAAGATTTGTCAGTTGGAGATAAAGTATTAATTTCAGGTCCAACAACTGGAGAACAGGAAATTACTATTACTGAAATTTATGCAAATGGAGGTCCTTGTGAAATAGCAAAAATTGGAGATCAGATCACTTTCGAACTTCCATTCAGAGTTCGTTTATCTGATAAACTGTACAGAATTGTGCAAAACGCATAG
- a CDS encoding CPBP family intramembrane glutamic endopeptidase, whose amino-acid sequence MSKNIRFFLIFILGFTAYYFFDAFFFKSIQTFSKNLSHSKAVAHVTAYLITLIPLIITLKILLPKRNILDLLSLNKPIFKGFTLAFTGTLPMLIGYMIHFKAVNKIYFETLFINTLSSAFFEEIIFRAFLIGTIYRFTRLGFLSSALFGSLLFAQVHLYQSQNITELMEIFAITFLGSLFFAWVYFESEYNLWTAIFLHFLMNLYWEIFTVSENVSGNFYGNLYKLVSIVAITVIVIYAKRKNKLPFEITWKNLFIKTREVQS is encoded by the coding sequence ATGAGTAAGAATATCCGCTTCTTTTTAATCTTTATTCTGGGATTTACAGCCTATTATTTCTTTGATGCTTTCTTTTTTAAAAGCATTCAGACATTTTCAAAAAACCTAAGCCACAGCAAAGCCGTAGCACATGTAACCGCTTATCTGATAACTTTAATTCCTTTGATCATCACTTTAAAAATTCTGTTACCCAAAAGAAATATTTTGGATCTTCTTTCTTTAAACAAACCCATTTTCAAAGGATTTACATTAGCTTTTACAGGAACTCTCCCCATGCTTATTGGATATATGATTCACTTTAAAGCAGTTAATAAAATATATTTTGAAACCCTGTTTATCAATACATTATCTTCAGCATTTTTTGAAGAAATCATATTCCGGGCTTTTCTTATAGGCACAATATACCGGTTTACCAGACTTGGTTTTTTATCATCAGCCTTATTCGGATCTTTACTGTTTGCACAGGTACATTTATACCAGAGCCAGAATATAACAGAGCTTATGGAAATATTCGCGATTACATTTCTTGGGTCTTTATTCTTTGCCTGGGTGTATTTTGAATCTGAATATAATCTATGGACAGCTATATTTCTGCATTTCCTGATGAATCTGTACTGGGAAATCTTTACTGTTTCGGAAAATGTTTCCGGTAATTTTTATGGAAATCTATATAAATTAGTTTCCATTGTTGCTATAACGGTCATTGTTATTTATGCAAAAAGAAAAAATAAACTCCCCTTTGAGATCACGTGGAAAAACCTTTTTATCAAAACCAGAGAAGTTCAATCATAA
- a CDS encoding 5-formyltetrahydrofolate cyclo-ligase, whose translation MLKAELRKKYTQKRKALSSDEAFLLSEKIFENFIDHFNPQEGEKVHVFIPIPARKEIDTQIFIQYFLAKNIRVYVPKIVGDRLISIEIFENTVFETNSWGISEPVSNEDSGENNFQYVITPLLYCDKNGNRVGYGKGFYDGLFQHISAYTKKIGVNYFDPDEYVDDVWENDLPVDYLITPTEVLSFLIGGE comes from the coding sequence ATGCTAAAAGCTGAGCTTAGAAAAAAATATACCCAAAAAAGAAAAGCCTTGTCTTCTGATGAGGCTTTCTTGTTATCTGAAAAGATTTTTGAAAATTTTATTGATCACTTCAATCCTCAGGAAGGGGAAAAAGTACATGTTTTCATCCCAATTCCTGCAAGAAAAGAAATTGATACCCAAATCTTCATTCAGTATTTTTTGGCGAAGAATATACGTGTTTATGTTCCTAAAATTGTGGGTGATAGGCTTATTAGTATTGAAATCTTTGAAAATACTGTTTTTGAAACCAACAGCTGGGGTATTTCGGAGCCTGTTTCCAATGAAGATTCAGGTGAAAATAATTTTCAATATGTGATTACACCATTGCTGTACTGTGACAAAAATGGAAATAGAGTAGGATATGGGAAAGGTTTTTATGATGGATTATTCCAGCATATATCAGCATATACCAAAAAAATCGGAGTCAATTACTTTGACCCCGATGAATATGTGGATGATGTCTGGGAAAATGATCTTCCTGTAGACTATTTAATTACTCCTACTGAAGTACTGTCTTTCTTAATCGGTGGGGAATAG
- a CDS encoding putative LPS assembly protein LptD, producing the protein MAKTVLKNILQILIILIFNNFLAQKTPEKLPKNAVNDTISKKDTIVVKKETLDDVLRTKADDQRRDVPKKMTFLNKNAQVKYQDMQIDADYISIDDNKNLIYARGKQDSLGKIIEPVITTQAGKKYETNEFSYNTKTKQAIAFNARTEESEGVIIAQKTKKYNDSVFAMRKADYTTDDYFIKKKDTAADYFMRAYNIKLIKTKTKSQIVTGPIQMFIEQVPTPLYLPFAILPFSDKRAAGILIPSFGEREDVGFFLNGIGYYQPIGEHFDVKILADIYTKGSWNLRPQVNYQKKYRYSGNFTADVGTMVRGIKGLDDYTKNSTYRINWTHSQDSKANPFLTFSASVDIVSTKFYNNPLNNNYIFNQNVLNTQQNSTVTLTKRFLKLPATITGTASYSQNFATGLADLRLPQMNVAINQFYLFKSRTGIRQGLLENITVNTGFNLTNFVNTQENELFKKEMWDKMQTGLKNNIALATNTTVAKYFTFSLSANIDNALTTKTLNRFYDPVKNVTVDEINKNFTGYSTFSTSASLQTTLFGMMKFKKGSAVEAVRHMMTPSVSFTYSPDFSSPNFGYYKNYYNATGALTPYSIFEKGIIGSPSSGMQGALGFNIGNNIEMKVKSKSDSTGVKKIKIFESLNLSGSYNFAANDHPWSVFSINGQSSFFNNKLTVNTSLALEPYKIDFSSGQDSGVRTEQFGHFSVQGFNVQLSYPLSSEIFGEKTDYAKKYSSKGEIRNENYYFDDDHYAHFDQAWTLNISANYAYSKGLSRFANKIASIGLDGSLKLTPFWNITGSTHYDMVTKELAYTRIGFSRDQRSFTINFNWVPFGQYKVYDFFIGIKANILSDALKYKDRSFTQPNAPF; encoded by the coding sequence TTGGCCAAAACCGTCCTCAAAAATATATTACAAATTTTAATTATCCTAATTTTTAACAATTTTTTAGCACAGAAAACTCCTGAAAAATTGCCTAAAAATGCGGTTAATGATACTATTTCCAAAAAGGATACCATAGTTGTAAAAAAAGAAACTTTGGATGATGTTCTTCGCACAAAAGCTGATGATCAGAGAAGAGATGTCCCTAAAAAGATGACTTTTCTGAACAAAAATGCGCAGGTGAAGTATCAGGATATGCAGATTGATGCAGACTATATTTCCATAGATGATAATAAAAATCTGATCTACGCCAGAGGAAAACAAGATTCTTTAGGAAAAATTATTGAACCTGTAATTACAACACAGGCCGGGAAAAAATACGAAACCAACGAATTCAGCTATAACACAAAAACCAAACAGGCAATTGCTTTCAATGCAAGAACAGAAGAAAGTGAAGGGGTAATTATAGCGCAGAAGACCAAAAAATATAACGACTCCGTATTCGCGATGAGAAAAGCGGATTATACCACGGATGATTATTTCATTAAGAAAAAAGATACCGCCGCGGATTATTTTATGAGAGCTTACAATATTAAGCTGATTAAAACCAAAACCAAATCCCAGATCGTTACCGGGCCTATCCAGATGTTTATTGAGCAGGTTCCTACACCTCTTTACCTTCCTTTTGCTATTTTACCGTTTTCAGATAAAAGGGCAGCGGGTATCCTGATTCCGAGTTTCGGGGAAAGGGAAGATGTAGGGTTTTTCCTTAATGGAATAGGGTATTACCAGCCAATTGGGGAACACTTTGACGTGAAGATTCTTGCTGATATTTATACCAAAGGAAGCTGGAATTTACGGCCTCAGGTAAATTATCAGAAGAAGTACCGTTATTCCGGAAACTTTACAGCGGATGTTGGAACCATGGTAAGAGGTATTAAAGGTTTAGATGATTATACAAAGAACAGTACTTATAGAATAAACTGGACGCACTCCCAGGATTCTAAAGCCAATCCTTTTCTTACATTCAGTGCTTCTGTGGATATCGTAAGTACAAAGTTTTATAATAATCCTCTTAACAACAACTATATTTTCAACCAGAATGTATTGAATACCCAGCAGAACTCTACGGTAACCCTTACCAAAAGATTTCTGAAACTTCCGGCAACAATTACAGGAACGGCTTCTTATTCACAAAACTTTGCAACAGGATTGGCAGACCTTCGTCTTCCACAGATGAACGTAGCAATTAACCAGTTTTATCTGTTTAAATCAAGAACGGGAATAAGACAGGGACTTCTTGAAAATATTACAGTGAATACAGGTTTCAACCTTACCAATTTTGTTAATACTCAGGAGAACGAACTGTTTAAAAAAGAAATGTGGGACAAAATGCAGACAGGTCTTAAAAACAATATTGCATTGGCTACCAATACCACAGTGGCAAAATATTTCACTTTCAGTTTAAGTGCGAATATCGACAATGCATTGACTACAAAAACATTGAACAGATTCTATGATCCGGTAAAGAATGTAACAGTAGATGAGATCAATAAGAACTTTACAGGATATTCTACATTCTCTACTTCTGCCAGTCTTCAGACCACCCTTTTCGGGATGATGAAATTTAAAAAAGGATCTGCAGTAGAAGCAGTAAGACATATGATGACTCCAAGTGTAAGCTTCACCTATTCTCCGGATTTTTCAAGTCCTAATTTCGGATATTATAAAAATTATTACAATGCAACCGGAGCGTTGACTCCTTATTCTATTTTCGAAAAAGGGATCATAGGAAGCCCGTCAAGTGGAATGCAGGGTGCTTTAGGTTTCAATATCGGTAACAATATCGAGATGAAAGTAAAGTCTAAGAGTGATTCCACAGGAGTGAAAAAAATCAAGATATTTGAATCTTTAAACCTTTCAGGAAGCTATAATTTCGCTGCTAATGACCACCCTTGGTCTGTATTCTCAATCAACGGACAGTCTTCATTCTTCAATAATAAACTTACGGTAAATACCAGTCTTGCGCTGGAGCCTTATAAAATAGATTTCTCTTCTGGTCAGGATTCAGGGGTAAGAACAGAACAGTTCGGGCACTTCAGTGTACAGGGATTCAATGTTCAGTTATCTTATCCTTTAAGCAGTGAGATTTTTGGAGAGAAAACAGATTATGCTAAAAAATATTCTTCAAAAGGAGAGATCCGAAATGAAAATTATTATTTTGATGATGATCATTACGCCCATTTTGATCAGGCATGGACTTTAAACATCAGTGCTAATTATGCCTACTCAAAAGGACTGAGCAGATTTGCCAACAAAATTGCGTCCATAGGATTAGACGGGAGCCTTAAGTTGACTCCTTTCTGGAATATTACAGGAAGTACGCATTATGATATGGTAACAAAAGAATTGGCGTATACAAGAATTGGTTTCTCAAGAGATCAGCGAAGTTTTACCATCAATTTCAACTGGGTGCCTTTCGGACAGTATAAAGTGTATGACTTCTTTATTGGTATAAAAGCCAATATCTTAAGTGACGCACTGAAGTACAAAGACAGAAGCTTTACCCAGCCTAATGCACCTTTCTAA